Proteins from a genomic interval of Garra rufa chromosome 4, GarRuf1.0, whole genome shotgun sequence:
- the LOC141333922 gene encoding uncharacterized protein, giving the protein MNTHTREKQYPCDQCGKVYLAESGLRKHLKVHTKVKPHSCHLCGKSFWRLQSLQVYENIKTGVRECMCSKCQKIFTSVTYLKLHKRIHTHESSQCNKRFSKSGDLKIHERIHTGEKSYKCSHCNKSFSQSVHLKTHEMIHTGEKPYICSHCNKRFSQSSYLKIHERIHTGEKPYECSHCNKRFSRSEHLKAHEMIHTGEKPYKCSHCNKRFSRSVHLKTHEMIHTGEKPYECSHCNKRFSQSEHLKTHERIHTGEKPYECSHCHKRFSQSVNLKIHERIHTGEKPYKCSHCNNRFSQSVDLETHERIHTG; this is encoded by the coding sequence atgaacacccacactagagagaagcagtacccatgtgatcaatgtggtaaaGTGTATTTAGCAGAATCAGGTCTGAGGAAACACTtgaaagttcatacaaaggtgaagccacattcatgccatttgtgtggtAAGAGTTTTTGGCGTCTACAAAGTTTGCAAGTATATGAGAATATAAAAACTGGTGTGAGAGAATGCATGTGTTCCAAGTGTCAAAAGATTTTTACATcagtaacttatttaaaactgcataaaAGGATCCACACTCATGAGAGTTCACAGTGTAACAAGAGATTCAGTAAGTCAGGAgacctgaaaatacatgagaggatccacactggagagaagtcgtataaatgttcacactgcaacaagagttttagtcagtcagtacatttgaaaacacatgagatgatccacactggagagaaaccttatatatgttcacactgcaacaagagatttagtcagtcatcatatctgaaaatacatgagaggatccacactggagagaaaccgtatgagtgttcacactgcaacaagagatttagtcggtcagaACATTTAAAagcacatgagatgatccacactggagagaaaccttataagtgttcacattgcaacaagagatttagtcggtcagtacatttaaaaacacatgagatgatccacactggagagaaaccttatgagtgttcacactgcaacaagagatttagtcagtcagaacatttgaaaacgcatgagaggatccacactggagagaaaccttatgagtgttcacactgccacaagagatttagtcagtcagtaaatttgaaaattcatgagaggatccacactggagagaaaccttataagtgttcacactgcaacaacagatttagtcagtcagtagatttggaaacacatgagaggatccacactggatag